From Klebsiella electrica, the proteins below share one genomic window:
- a CDS encoding FdhF/YdeP family oxidoreductase, with protein MNMKRRSVPGVHPYDGPAGGWGALKATAIAVRTQMDALEAPATLLRTNQPDGFDCPGCAWPDKEHKSTFQFCENGAKAVTWEATSKRVTAEFLAANTVTSLLAKSDFELEGYGRLTHPLVYDRASDTLRPTSWESAFARIGEVVSGMQPDAVEFYTSGRASNEAAWLFQLFARELGTNNFPDCSNMCHESTSVGLPQSIGIGKGTVSLDDFDKTELVISIGHNPGTNHPRMMGTLHELARRGVPIIVFNPLKERALERFADPQNVIEMATLGSTNIASTYFQVKAGGDAAALKGIAKALLQMEEEQGNVLDRAFITEHTQNFPAFADDLLKTAWQDIERESGLTRADLQRVADAYAKSNATIVTYGMGITQHNKGTSNVRLIADLLLMRGNIGKPGAGICPLRGHSNVQGNRTVGITEKPGAAFLAKLEEVFGFVPPQEHGHDAVKALQAMIEGKSKVLLCLGGNFAVAMPDHERAFPAMRGLDLSVHVGTKLNRSHLLVAKETFILPCLGRTELDMQETGRQSITVEDSMSMVHASSGKLKPASPLLRSEPAIVAGMAMATLANTKVDWLSLVANYDRIRDLIERTIPGFDNYNERIRHPGGFRMPLPPTERIWPTPGGKAMFSVFRGVHENVHVAGEEVLRLVTLRSHDQYNTTIYAMDDRYRGIFGRRDVLFMNEQDMASQGFEHGDRVDITTALPGSDLRLQDITLVAYNIAPGTVAAYYPEANVLVPLDYLDEESGTPSYKSVPIRLTLRSKEILPVPGLG; from the coding sequence ATGAATATGAAAAGACGTTCAGTACCTGGCGTGCATCCTTATGATGGCCCGGCTGGCGGCTGGGGCGCGTTGAAAGCAACGGCCATCGCCGTGCGCACACAAATGGATGCTCTGGAGGCGCCCGCCACTCTGCTGCGCACCAACCAGCCTGACGGCTTTGATTGCCCCGGCTGCGCATGGCCGGATAAAGAACACAAGTCCACCTTCCAGTTTTGCGAAAATGGCGCCAAAGCGGTGACCTGGGAAGCGACCAGTAAGCGCGTCACGGCGGAATTTCTGGCGGCGAATACGGTTACCTCGTTACTGGCTAAAAGCGATTTTGAACTCGAAGGTTACGGGCGCTTAACCCATCCGCTGGTCTACGATCGCGCCAGCGACACGCTGCGCCCGACCAGCTGGGAAAGCGCCTTTGCGCGTATCGGCGAGGTGGTCAGCGGCATGCAGCCGGACGCCGTCGAGTTCTATACTTCCGGTCGCGCCTCCAACGAAGCGGCCTGGCTGTTCCAGCTGTTTGCCCGTGAACTGGGTACCAACAACTTCCCGGACTGTTCGAATATGTGCCATGAATCGACCAGTGTCGGGCTGCCGCAGTCGATCGGCATCGGAAAGGGAACCGTGTCGCTGGATGATTTTGACAAAACCGAACTGGTGATTTCCATCGGCCATAATCCGGGAACCAACCACCCGCGTATGATGGGGACGCTGCACGAACTGGCCCGTCGCGGCGTACCGATTATCGTGTTTAACCCTTTGAAAGAACGTGCTCTGGAGCGTTTCGCCGACCCGCAGAATGTTATCGAGATGGCGACCCTGGGCTCGACAAATATCGCCTCAACCTATTTTCAGGTGAAGGCGGGGGGCGATGCCGCGGCGCTGAAAGGCATTGCTAAAGCGCTGCTGCAGATGGAAGAAGAGCAGGGTAATGTTCTCGATCGCGCCTTTATCACCGAGCATACGCAGAATTTCCCGGCGTTTGCCGATGATTTACTGAAGACCGCCTGGCAAGATATCGAACGTGAATCGGGCCTCACCCGCGCTGACCTGCAGCGGGTTGCCGACGCTTACGCCAAATCGAACGCCACGATCGTGACCTATGGTATGGGGATCACCCAGCATAATAAGGGCACGTCAAATGTGCGGCTGATCGCCGACCTGCTGCTGATGCGCGGGAATATCGGCAAACCCGGCGCCGGGATCTGTCCGCTGCGCGGACACTCCAATGTCCAGGGCAACCGCACCGTGGGGATTACCGAAAAGCCGGGCGCCGCCTTCCTGGCGAAGCTGGAAGAGGTGTTTGGTTTCGTACCGCCGCAGGAACATGGTCATGACGCGGTGAAAGCGCTGCAGGCGATGATCGAGGGCAAATCGAAGGTTCTGCTGTGTCTTGGCGGTAACTTTGCGGTGGCGATGCCCGACCACGAACGTGCGTTTCCGGCCATGCGCGGGCTGGATCTCAGCGTGCACGTCGGGACGAAACTGAACCGTTCGCATCTGCTGGTGGCGAAAGAGACGTTCATTCTGCCGTGTCTGGGCCGCACCGAGCTGGATATGCAAGAGACCGGGCGTCAGTCAATTACCGTGGAAGATTCCATGTCGATGGTGCACGCCTCGTCGGGAAAACTAAAGCCGGCCTCGCCGCTGCTGCGTTCAGAACCGGCGATTGTCGCCGGAATGGCGATGGCGACCCTGGCGAACACCAAGGTCGACTGGCTCTCCCTGGTGGCGAATTACGACCGAATCCGCGATCTGATTGAGCGCACCATTCCCGGCTTTGACAACTACAACGAGCGCATTCGTCACCCGGGCGGTTTTCGCATGCCGCTGCCGCCAACCGAGCGCATCTGGCCAACGCCAGGCGGTAAAGCCATGTTCTCGGTATTCCGCGGTGTACATGAGAACGTTCATGTTGCCGGCGAGGAGGTGCTGCGGCTGGTCACGCTGCGTAGTCACGATCAGTACAACACCACCATCTACGCCATGGATGACCGCTATCGCGGTATTTTTGGCCGCCGCGACGTGCTGTTTATGAACGAGCAGGATATGGCCAGTCAGGGATTCGAGCACGGTGACCGGGTGGATATCACCACCGCGTTGCCGGGCAGCGACCTACGATTGCAGGATATTACGCTGGTAGCCTACAACATCGCGCCAGGCACCGTTGCCGCCTATTATCCGGAAGCCAACGTCCTGGTTCCGCTGGACTATCTTGATGAAGAGAGCGGCACACCTTCTTATAAATCCGTGCCGATTCGTCTGACCCTGCGCTCGAAAGAGATACTGCCGGTCCCTGGCCTGGGCTAA
- a CDS encoding OsmC family protein produces MAIHKKGQAHWEGDLKSGKGTVSTESGALSQQPYGFNTRFEGVKGTNPEELIGAAHAACFSMALSLMLSEAGYTATTIDTVAVVTLDKSGGGFAITEVALQSQIVLPGIEADVFDGIIQKAKAGCPVSQVLNAEISLDYQLNP; encoded by the coding sequence ATGGCAATCCATAAGAAAGGTCAGGCGCACTGGGAAGGCGATTTAAAAAGCGGCAAGGGGACCGTTTCGACAGAAAGCGGGGCGTTGAGCCAGCAGCCGTATGGTTTCAACACCCGTTTTGAGGGGGTGAAAGGGACCAATCCGGAAGAGCTGATCGGCGCTGCGCACGCGGCTTGCTTCTCCATGGCGCTGTCGCTGATGCTCAGTGAAGCAGGCTACACGGCCACGACGATTGATACGGTGGCGGTGGTGACGCTGGATAAATCCGGCGGCGGTTTTGCGATTACCGAGGTCGCGTTGCAGAGTCAGATTGTCCTGCCGGGTATTGAAGCCGATGTTTTTGACGGCATTATCCAGAAAGCGAAAGCTGGCTGCCCGGTATCACAGGTGTTAAACGCCGAGATTAGCCTCGACTACCAGCTGAATCCTTGA
- the sra gene encoding stationary-phase-induced ribosome-associated protein has translation MKSNHQARHLLGLNYKLSQQKKVVLDGDVETTINHAHATGRKRRAG, from the coding sequence ATGAAATCGAACCATCAGGCACGTCATCTTCTCGGTCTGAACTATAAACTGTCCCAGCAGAAAAAAGTGGTGCTGGACGGCGATGTAGAAACGACAATTAACCACGCTCATGCCACCGGGCGTAAGCGCCGCGCGGGTTAA
- a CDS encoding LysR family transcriptional regulator: MDRIIAAQVYMRICELGSLSAAARALGMSRPMVSRYLEQMEHWAGTRLIHRSTRKLTLTTAGEKVLQKTRSLTQLSDEIAGQTERAVPSGTLRVACAHFTAMHLISPLLPDFLARYPQLRLELDINNHPVSLIGERIDVAIRITDNPEPGAIARRLGVCRSVLCASPRWLQLHGQPQTPAELSEHNCLHYSHFVAPTWQLTDPQGEAVAVAVSGNLSAGISSLLLEAAVAGCGIAMLPELEAQRALNSGALKPVLPAWTPKALSVYGIYLSRDYQPSALPLFLDEIQQQLTQLS, encoded by the coding sequence ATGGACAGAATTATTGCCGCGCAGGTCTATATGCGGATCTGCGAACTGGGGAGCCTGAGCGCCGCAGCCCGCGCGCTGGGAATGTCGCGTCCGATGGTCAGTCGCTATCTGGAACAGATGGAGCACTGGGCGGGCACCCGCCTGATCCACCGTTCGACGCGCAAATTAACCTTAACCACCGCCGGGGAGAAGGTGCTGCAAAAAACCCGCAGTCTGACGCAGCTGTCGGACGAAATTGCCGGGCAGACCGAGCGGGCGGTACCCAGCGGAACGCTGCGCGTCGCCTGCGCCCACTTTACGGCGATGCACTTAATTTCGCCGTTGTTACCCGATTTTCTCGCCCGTTACCCCCAGTTACGCCTCGAACTGGATATCAATAACCATCCGGTGAGTCTGATTGGCGAGCGCATTGACGTGGCGATTCGGATAACCGATAACCCGGAGCCTGGCGCGATTGCCCGGCGGCTGGGGGTCTGTCGTTCGGTGCTGTGCGCGTCGCCGCGTTGGCTACAGCTCCATGGCCAGCCGCAGACGCCGGCCGAACTCAGCGAACATAACTGCCTGCACTACAGCCATTTTGTCGCGCCGACCTGGCAGCTTACCGACCCGCAGGGCGAGGCCGTTGCCGTGGCGGTTTCCGGGAACCTCAGCGCCGGGATCTCCTCATTATTGCTGGAAGCGGCGGTAGCCGGATGCGGCATCGCGATGCTGCCGGAACTGGAAGCCCAGCGCGCCCTTAACAGCGGGGCGCTGAAACCGGTGTTGCCGGCCTGGACGCCGAAAGCCCTCAGCGTCTACGGCATCTATTTATCGCGTGACTACCAGCCCAGCGCGCTACCGCTGTTTCTCGATGAGATTCAACAGCAACTGACGCAGCTTAGCTAG
- a CDS encoding LysR family transcriptional regulator, with translation MDIKQLKYLIALDQTRHFGQAAALCHITQPTLSMRIRNLEEELNLVLIQRGQRFEGFTAEGERILAWARALLAAHDGLEAEAAICRGQMVGQLRVGMVPLASLNPMQLIKPLAGKYPELQFSLLSLTSEQIIDGVSRNQLDLGICYLQHVDSLLFNVKWLPATRMGLLHDKRHFQFAEGAPDWETLAALPLGFLSKGMYYRESIEMSFKSKGLTPKYVFESDSTFQIIQAVQAGICCAIMPLNNGLEALSDNLEIMPIADTEVDSKLALIMRSQQPVSSLAEKCFADAQVIFN, from the coding sequence ATGGATATTAAACAGCTCAAATACCTGATCGCACTCGATCAAACGCGTCATTTTGGCCAGGCCGCGGCGCTGTGTCATATCACGCAGCCGACGCTTTCGATGCGCATTCGCAATCTGGAAGAGGAACTCAATCTGGTTCTGATTCAGCGCGGCCAGCGGTTTGAGGGGTTTACCGCGGAAGGCGAGCGTATTCTGGCCTGGGCGCGGGCGCTGCTGGCGGCCCATGACGGGCTGGAGGCGGAAGCGGCGATTTGTCGCGGCCAGATGGTGGGGCAACTGCGGGTCGGCATGGTGCCGCTGGCGAGCCTTAATCCGATGCAGCTGATTAAACCGCTGGCCGGGAAGTATCCGGAGCTGCAGTTCAGCCTGCTGTCTCTTACCTCGGAACAGATAATCGATGGCGTCAGCCGTAATCAGCTCGATCTGGGCATCTGCTACCTCCAGCACGTCGATAGCCTGCTTTTCAACGTCAAATGGCTGCCCGCAACGCGAATGGGGCTGCTGCATGATAAACGCCATTTTCAGTTTGCCGAAGGTGCGCCGGACTGGGAAACGCTGGCCGCATTACCGCTGGGTTTTCTCAGCAAAGGGATGTATTACCGTGAATCCATTGAGATGAGCTTTAAGAGTAAAGGGTTAACGCCGAAATATGTCTTTGAGAGCGATTCTACCTTCCAGATTATCCAGGCGGTACAGGCGGGAATTTGCTGCGCCATTATGCCGCTCAACAATGGTCTGGAGGCGTTAAGCGATAATCTGGAGATTATGCCCATCGCCGACACCGAAGTGGATTCAAAGCTGGCGCTGATTATGCGCAGCCAGCAGCCGGTCTCGTCGCTGGCGGAAAAATGTTTTGCCGATGCGCAGGTCATTTTTAATTAA
- a CDS encoding Vmh family MBL fold metallo-hydrolase, translating into MKLSALAVAAALFSSAAFAAPLTLQTYNPQDKGIFAVNSTLVSGPHEAVLFDAQFSVKDGEKLVDMIRQSGKKLSRIVITSGDPDFYFGLEPLVKAFPEAKVVATAEVVKHIEATHSAKLAFWGPQMKDGAPKQLYVPQQIEASSFTIDGEKVEIRQPQNYAAFVWIPANKTILGGTGVAWGMHVWTADTQSAESRLQWRKTLDDMAALHPQHAIPGHYLGTPPAADRAIVFTRDYLQQFEQALKTHKDSAGVIADMKQRWPQLAEVSSLELSAKVNTGEMKW; encoded by the coding sequence ATGAAATTATCCGCCCTTGCCGTTGCCGCCGCACTGTTCAGCTCCGCTGCGTTCGCCGCGCCTTTAACCTTGCAGACCTATAACCCGCAGGATAAAGGCATCTTCGCCGTGAACTCGACGCTGGTTTCCGGCCCGCATGAAGCGGTGCTGTTTGATGCGCAATTTAGCGTTAAAGATGGCGAAAAGCTGGTTGATATGATCCGTCAAAGCGGCAAGAAACTGAGCCGTATTGTTATCACCTCCGGCGACCCGGATTTCTATTTCGGCCTCGAACCGCTGGTGAAGGCGTTCCCTGAGGCAAAAGTTGTCGCCACGGCCGAGGTGGTTAAGCACATCGAAGCGACCCACTCCGCGAAGCTGGCATTCTGGGGCCCACAGATGAAAGACGGCGCGCCAAAGCAGTTGTACGTACCGCAGCAGATTGAAGCCAGCTCGTTCACCATTGACGGTGAAAAAGTGGAGATTCGGCAACCCCAGAACTATGCGGCGTTCGTCTGGATCCCGGCGAACAAGACCATCCTCGGGGGTACCGGCGTCGCCTGGGGTATGCACGTATGGACCGCCGATACCCAGAGCGCCGAAAGCCGCTTGCAGTGGCGTAAAACGCTCGACGATATGGCCGCGCTCCACCCGCAGCATGCCATTCCCGGTCACTATCTCGGGACTCCGCCAGCCGCAGATCGCGCGATCGTCTTTACCCGCGACTATCTGCAGCAGTTTGAGCAGGCGCTGAAAACGCACAAAGATTCCGCTGGCGTGATCGCCGACATGAAGCAGCGCTGGCCGCAGCTGGCGGAAGTCAGTTCGCTGGAGCTGAGTGCGAAAGTGAACACCGGCGAGATGAAGTGGTAA
- a CDS encoding MFS transporter, with translation MSTTQVLGDAPFAPAEHPHSSLTRRIDALPASVGLWSFITLLALGGFFELYDLFQTGYISTGLLAEHIFHTDQQGIFGISDQASFASATFFGLFIGASLLAPLADKLGRRLTFMFALAWYGAFSLLMAFQNSAEGVILCRFLVGIGLGIELVTIDTYLSEWVPTHLRNKAFAFAFFIQFLSVPAVALMSWMLVPTTLFGLTGWRWVIIFGALCSLIIWVIRKKLPESARWLEVKGRHADAHAVMCQMERRCGVTPSPQHIPDTREAQRKSGTFKEIWAPEYRRRTLMLMVMNFFQAIGFFGFGNWLPALLSGQGASITHSLLYAFFITLAYPLGCLFCTRFVHRFENKWQIVLSALMTVVFGTLFALQNNPVMLVVCGFMITWSNAWLTISYHAYQAEIFPTRIRARAVGFCYSFSRLSTALTSLLIGLILQYSGTPGVISFIVASMLMVMLSVGIYGPKTRGIELENI, from the coding sequence ATGTCTACCACCCAGGTTCTGGGGGATGCGCCTTTTGCACCCGCAGAACACCCCCACTCCAGCTTAACCCGCCGCATTGATGCCCTGCCTGCCTCTGTCGGCCTGTGGTCGTTTATTACTCTGCTGGCGCTGGGCGGCTTCTTTGAGCTCTACGATCTTTTTCAGACCGGGTATATCAGTACCGGACTGCTGGCAGAACATATTTTTCATACCGACCAACAGGGCATTTTTGGCATCTCCGATCAGGCCTCATTTGCCTCGGCCACCTTCTTCGGATTATTTATCGGCGCCAGTCTGCTGGCGCCGCTGGCGGACAAGCTGGGCCGCCGATTGACCTTTATGTTTGCGCTGGCCTGGTACGGCGCGTTTTCACTGCTGATGGCTTTCCAGAACAGCGCCGAAGGGGTCATCTTGTGCCGCTTCCTGGTTGGTATTGGGCTGGGAATTGAACTGGTGACCATCGACACCTACCTGAGCGAATGGGTCCCGACCCATCTGCGCAACAAAGCGTTTGCCTTTGCCTTTTTTATCCAGTTTCTCTCGGTTCCCGCCGTCGCGCTGATGTCATGGATGCTGGTCCCGACGACGCTGTTCGGCCTGACCGGCTGGCGCTGGGTGATCATCTTTGGCGCACTGTGTTCGCTGATCATTTGGGTCATCCGCAAAAAATTGCCGGAGTCGGCCCGCTGGCTGGAGGTGAAAGGTCGCCATGCGGATGCGCACGCGGTGATGTGTCAGATGGAGCGGCGCTGTGGCGTCACGCCTTCGCCGCAGCATATCCCGGACACCCGGGAAGCGCAGCGCAAAAGTGGAACCTTTAAAGAGATCTGGGCGCCGGAATACCGTAGACGAACCCTCATGCTGATGGTGATGAATTTCTTTCAGGCGATCGGCTTTTTTGGCTTCGGCAACTGGCTGCCGGCGCTGCTTTCCGGCCAGGGGGCGAGCATTACCCACAGCCTGCTGTACGCCTTTTTTATCACTCTCGCCTACCCGCTGGGCTGCTTGTTCTGCACCCGCTTTGTCCACCGGTTTGAGAATAAGTGGCAGATCGTTCTTTCCGCGCTGATGACGGTGGTGTTCGGTACCCTGTTTGCGCTGCAGAATAACCCGGTGATGCTGGTTGTCTGCGGGTTTATGATTACCTGGTCCAACGCCTGGCTGACCATCAGCTATCATGCCTACCAGGCGGAAATCTTCCCGACGCGGATTCGCGCCAGAGCCGTGGGCTTTTGCTACTCGTTCAGCCGCCTGTCAACGGCGCTCACCAGCCTTCTGATCGGCCTGATTTTACAATACTCCGGCACCCCGGGGGTGATTAGCTTCATCGTGGCCAGCATGCTGATGGTGATGCTCTCGGTGGGTATTTACGGCCCGAAAACCCGCGGTATCGAGCTGGAAAATATCTGA
- a CDS encoding oxygenase MpaB family protein: MTSIRGMIEAQVLGLTGMALKEIDFEHPKGEPGLFGPQSAIWQVHGDFTSMLCGGVSALLLQMLHPLALAGVWDHSNFRDDIFGRLRRTSQFISATTFGTTVDAQRLIAKVQRIHLRVSGQDKDGTPYEASDPALLTWVHVAECSSFMASHLRYKRTVVSQDRQTQYFHEAADIARRLGARDIPLTPQQVAEYLQDMRPRLRCDERTREVANVLLTTRLPGRLSQLPGQLMMRAGIDLLPPWAQEMLSLTLTPWQRHSARIAVHGIARVLRASVRNGAYHCAMRRMAVN; the protein is encoded by the coding sequence ATGACCAGTATACGCGGAATGATAGAGGCTCAGGTTCTGGGCTTAACCGGCATGGCGCTGAAAGAGATTGATTTTGAGCACCCGAAAGGGGAGCCGGGGCTGTTTGGCCCCCAATCTGCTATCTGGCAGGTACACGGCGACTTTACGTCGATGCTTTGCGGAGGCGTGAGCGCACTATTGCTGCAGATGCTGCATCCGCTGGCGCTGGCCGGCGTCTGGGATCACTCAAATTTCCGTGACGATATCTTCGGCCGCCTGCGGCGCACCAGCCAGTTTATCTCGGCCACCACCTTTGGCACCACCGTCGATGCGCAAAGGCTGATTGCCAAAGTGCAGAGGATTCACCTGCGGGTCAGCGGTCAGGATAAAGACGGGACGCCTTATGAGGCCAGCGATCCGGCGCTGTTGACCTGGGTACACGTGGCCGAATGCAGCAGCTTTATGGCATCGCATTTGCGCTATAAGCGCACGGTGGTAAGCCAGGACCGCCAGACGCAATATTTCCACGAAGCGGCAGACATTGCCCGCCGTCTGGGTGCCCGCGATATCCCGCTGACACCGCAGCAGGTGGCGGAATATCTGCAGGATATGCGCCCGCGTCTGCGCTGCGATGAACGTACGCGGGAGGTGGCGAATGTGCTGCTGACCACCCGGTTACCCGGCCGCCTGAGCCAGTTACCTGGTCAGTTGATGATGCGCGCCGGGATTGATCTGCTCCCGCCCTGGGCGCAGGAGATGCTCTCCCTGACGCTGACCCCCTGGCAGCGGCATAGCGCCCGGATCGCGGTGCACGGTATTGCCAGAGTGCTTCGCGCATCGGTACGCAACGGCGCCTATCATTGCGCGATGCGCAGAATGGCGGTGAATTAA
- a CDS encoding NAD-dependent malic enzyme, producing the protein MQFTHKKNRSLYIPYAGPVLLEFPLLNKGSAFSMEERSSFNLLGLLPEVVETIEEQAERAWIQYQGFKTEIDKHIYLRNIQDTNETLFYRLIGNHLDEMMPVIYTPTVGAACERFSEIYRRSRGVFISYQNRHNLDDILQNVPNHNVKVIVVTDGERILGLGDQGIGGMGIPIGKLSLYTTCGGISPAYTLPIVLDVGTNNQQLLDDPLYMGWRHPRITDDEYYQFVDDVIQAIKHRWPDVLLQFEDFAQKNAMPLLNRYRNEICSFNDDIQGTASVTVGTLIAASRGAGSQLSEQKIVFLGAGSAGCGIAEQIIAQIQREGLSEQEARQRVFMVDRFGLLTDAMPNLLPFQNKLVQKRENLQQWDTTNEVLSLLDVVRNVKPNILIGVSGQPGLFTEEIIREMHKHCPRPIVMPLSNPTSRVEATPQNILSWTDGEALVATGSPFAPVTLKGKQYVIAQCNNSYIFPGIGLGVIASGASRVTDDMLMAASETLAKHSPLVNNGEGPVLPELKDIQTVSRAIAFAVGKTAQEQGVAVKTSAEALLQAISDNFWLPEYRNYRRTSI; encoded by the coding sequence ATGCAATTCACCCATAAGAAAAACCGTTCTCTGTATATCCCCTACGCTGGCCCCGTTCTGCTCGAATTCCCCCTTCTCAACAAAGGTAGCGCCTTCAGCATGGAAGAGCGCAGCAGCTTTAACCTGCTCGGCCTGCTGCCGGAAGTTGTTGAAACAATCGAGGAACAAGCGGAACGCGCATGGATCCAGTACCAGGGGTTTAAAACCGAGATCGACAAACACATTTACCTGCGCAACATTCAGGACACCAACGAAACCCTCTTCTATCGCCTGATTGGCAACCATCTCGATGAGATGATGCCGGTCATTTATACGCCGACCGTCGGCGCCGCCTGCGAACGCTTCTCTGAGATCTACCGCCGCTCACGCGGGGTGTTTATCTCCTACCAGAACCGGCACAACCTCGACGACATCCTGCAAAACGTGCCGAACCACAACGTCAAAGTGATCGTCGTGACCGACGGGGAACGTATTCTCGGTCTCGGCGATCAGGGCATCGGCGGGATGGGGATCCCTATCGGTAAACTCTCGCTGTACACCACCTGCGGCGGTATCAGCCCGGCCTACACGCTGCCTATCGTGCTGGACGTGGGGACCAACAACCAGCAGTTGCTCGACGATCCGCTGTATATGGGCTGGCGCCATCCGCGTATTACCGACGATGAGTATTATCAGTTTGTCGATGACGTTATTCAGGCGATTAAGCACCGCTGGCCGGACGTTCTGCTGCAGTTCGAAGACTTCGCGCAGAAAAACGCCATGCCGTTGCTCAACCGCTATCGCAATGAGATTTGCTCCTTCAATGACGACATCCAGGGCACCGCCTCGGTGACCGTAGGTACGCTGATTGCCGCCAGCCGCGGTGCGGGCAGCCAGCTGAGCGAGCAGAAAATCGTCTTCCTCGGCGCCGGTTCCGCCGGTTGCGGGATTGCCGAGCAGATTATCGCCCAGATCCAGCGTGAAGGATTAAGCGAACAAGAAGCGCGTCAGCGCGTGTTTATGGTTGACCGCTTCGGCCTGCTGACCGACGCCATGCCGAACCTGCTGCCGTTCCAGAACAAACTGGTGCAAAAACGCGAGAATCTGCAGCAGTGGGATACCACCAACGAAGTGCTTTCTCTGCTCGATGTGGTGCGCAACGTTAAACCGAATATTCTGATCGGCGTTTCCGGCCAGCCGGGTCTGTTCACCGAAGAGATTATTCGTGAGATGCATAAGCACTGCCCGCGGCCGATCGTCATGCCGCTGTCGAACCCGACTTCTCGCGTGGAAGCCACGCCGCAGAATATCCTCAGCTGGACCGACGGCGAAGCGCTGGTTGCCACCGGCAGCCCGTTCGCGCCGGTCACGCTGAAAGGTAAGCAGTATGTCATTGCCCAGTGCAACAACTCCTATATCTTCCCCGGTATTGGTCTTGGCGTCATCGCCTCTGGCGCATCGCGGGTCACCGACGACATGCTGATGGCGGCCAGTGAGACGCTGGCGAAGCACTCGCCGCTGGTCAACAACGGCGAGGGTCCGGTTCTGCCGGAGCTAAAAGATATCCAGACCGTATCGCGCGCAATCGCCTTTGCCGTCGGTAAAACGGCTCAGGAGCAAGGGGTGGCGGTGAAGACCTCTGCCGAAGCGCTGTTGCAGGCGATTAGCGATAACTTCTGGCTGCCGGAGTATCGCAACTATCGCCGGACCTCGATCTGA
- a CDS encoding bestrophin family protein, which yields MIIRPEQHWFLRLFDWHGSVLSKIIFRLLLNVLMSVVAIISYQWYEQLGIHLTVAPFSLLGIAIAIFLGFRNSASYNRFVEARNLWGTVLIAERTLMRQLKNILPTEHATHRKIASYLIAFSWSLKHQLRKTHPGADLNRLLPPDTVAEILGSSMPTNRILLLVGHELGQLREAGKVSDITYGLMDNKLDELAHVLGGCERLASTPVPFAYTLILQRTVYLFCTLLPFALVGDLHYMTPFVSVFISYTFLSWDSLAEELEDPFGTAANDLPLNAMCNTIERNLLDMTGQHPLPETLQPDRYYNLT from the coding sequence ATGATCATCCGACCAGAACAACACTGGTTCCTTCGTCTGTTTGACTGGCACGGCTCCGTGCTGTCAAAAATCATTTTCCGCCTGCTGCTTAACGTTCTGATGTCGGTTGTCGCCATCATCAGCTATCAGTGGTACGAACAGCTGGGTATCCATCTGACCGTGGCGCCCTTTAGTTTGCTGGGGATAGCCATCGCGATTTTCCTCGGTTTTCGCAACAGCGCCAGCTACAACCGCTTTGTTGAAGCGCGCAATCTTTGGGGGACGGTACTGATTGCCGAACGAACCCTGATGCGTCAGCTGAAAAATATTCTTCCGACGGAGCACGCAACGCATCGAAAAATCGCCAGCTATCTGATCGCTTTTAGCTGGAGTCTGAAACACCAGTTACGTAAAACCCACCCCGGGGCCGACCTTAACCGGCTGCTGCCTCCTGATACCGTCGCGGAGATCCTCGGCAGCTCGATGCCGACCAACCGTATCCTGTTGCTGGTCGGCCATGAGCTGGGCCAGCTGCGCGAAGCGGGGAAGGTGAGCGATATCACCTATGGTCTGATGGACAATAAGCTCGATGAGCTGGCCCACGTGCTGGGCGGATGCGAACGCCTGGCCAGCACGCCGGTGCCCTTTGCGTATACCCTGATTCTGCAGCGTACGGTCTATCTGTTCTGCACCCTGCTGCCCTTTGCGCTGGTCGGCGATCTGCACTACATGACGCCGTTTGTGTCGGTCTTTATCTCCTACACCTTCTTGTCCTGGGATTCGCTGGCGGAAGAGCTGGAAGATCCGTTTGGCACCGCGGCGAACGATTTGCCCCTCAACGCCATGTGCAACACCATCGAACGCAACCTGCTGGATATGACCGGGCAGCACCCGCTGCCGGAAACGCTGCAGCCCGACCGCTACTACAATCTGACCTGA